In one Rutidosis leptorrhynchoides isolate AG116_Rl617_1_P2 chromosome 8, CSIRO_AGI_Rlap_v1, whole genome shotgun sequence genomic region, the following are encoded:
- the LOC139861932 gene encoding cytochrome P450 CYP72A219-like, with product MYEQVRNTLVLSCAVAVVLCLWKLIDRVWVTPKKLDKYLRNQGFKGNKYRFLFGDMKEASAMIRASKSNHIDLDHDDHEAVVSRVVGFNYQSLQKHGKQFFTWMGWQPRVTIMDPELIKEIFTNINDFQKPKPANPIGKMFVTGVTSHEGDQWVKHRKIINPAFHVKKLKSMVPAFGLSCGEMLEKWDKLVSPKGSCCELDVWPHLQTLTSDVISRTAFGSSYQEGIRIFERIKELSVLATEAFRSLYIPGSWYIPTKRNTRMKAIDKEIKFLIRSIIDNRLKEMKDGEDNYEDLLGIMLESNIKEVEQHQKKNHGMTINEVIEECKLFYFAGHDTSSSLLVWTMILLSKHQEWQSRAREEVLNVFGDKNLDIDGLSHLKVVNMIFYEVLRLYPPVVGLARKVYKDVTLGEHSLPSGVQIGIPIMLIHYDEENWGSDAKKFNPDRFSEGISKATKNQVVYFPFGWGPRICVGQNFALLEAKIALAMILQKFSFELSTSYVHAPHIVLTLQPQHGAHLILHKLK from the exons ATGTACGAACAAGTAAGAAACACACTTGTGCTCTCATGTGCAGTAGCAGTTGTACTATGTTTATGGAAACTAATAGACAGGGTGTGGGTGACACCCAAGAAGCTGGACAAGTATTTGAGGAATCAAGGATTCAAAGGAAACAAATACAGATTTTTGTTTGGGGATATGAAAGAAGCATCCGCGATGATTCGAGCATCAAAGTCTAATCATATTGATCTCGATCATGATGATCATGAAGCAGTTGTTTCACGCGTCGTGGGTTTCAACTATCAATCTCTGCAAAAACATG GAAAACAATTCTTCACATGGATGGGATGGCAACCAAGAGTGACTATTATGGACCCCGAGCTCATCAAAGAAATATTTACTAATATAAACGACTTTCAAAAGCCGAAACCAGCTAATCCTATCGGTAAAATGTTCGTGACCGGAGTAACTAGCCATGAAGGAGATCAGTGGGTCAAACATAGAAAAATAATCAACCCTGCTTTCCATGTCAAAAAACTAAAG AGTATGGTACCCGCTTTTGGTTTAAGTTGCGGTGAAATGCTTGAAAAGTGGGATAAGTTGGTTTCCCCAAAGGGGTCGTGCTGCGAGTTGGATGTATGGCCTCACCTTCAAACTTTAACTAGTGACGTCATATCAAGAACCGCATTCGGAAGTAGTTATCAAGAAGGAATTAGGATATTTGAACGCATAAAAGAACTAAGTGTACTTGCTACAGAAGCATTTCGGTCTCTTTACATCCCTGGATCATG GTATATCCCAACCAAGAGGAACACGAGGATGAAGGCTATAGATAAAGAAATAAAATTCTTGATAAGAAGCATTATCGACAATAGGCTTAAGGAAATGAAGGATGGAGAAGATAATTATGAAGATTTGTTGGGAATAATGCTTGAATCTAATATAAAAGAGGTCGAGCAACATCAAAAAAAGAATCACGGAATGACTATTAATGAAGTCATCGAAGAATGCAAGCTTTTCTACTTTGCTGGACATGACACTAGCTCGAGCTTGCTTGTATGGACAATGATTCTTTTAAGTAAACATCAAGAATGGCAGTCACGTGCTAGGGAGGAGGTTTTGAATGTCTTTGGGGACAAAAACTTAGATATAGATGGCTTAAGCCATCTTAAAGTT GTGAATATGATATTCTATGAGGTATTGAGGCTGTATCCTCCTGTTGTTGGGCTAGCTCGCAAAGTTTACAAAGATGTCACATTGGGAGAACATTCCTTACCATCCGGGGTTCAAATTGGAATACCAATCATGCTAATTCATTACGATGAAGAAAATTGGGGTAGCGATGCCAAGAAATTTAATCCTGATAGGTTTTCTGAAGGAATCTCGAAAGCGACCAAGAACCAAGTCGTATACTTTCCCTTTGGTTGGGGCCCTCGAATATGCGTTGGACAAAATTTCGCATTACTAGAAGCTAAAATTGCGCTCGCAATGATCTTACAGAAGTTCTCTTTTGAGTTATCGACATCATATGTCCATGCTCCTCATATTGTTCTCACCCTTCAACCCCAACATGGTGCACATTTAATTTTGCATAAACTCAAGTAA